In Strigops habroptila isolate Jane chromosome 7, bStrHab1.2.pri, whole genome shotgun sequence, the following are encoded in one genomic region:
- the JADE1 gene encoding protein Jade-1 isoform X2, with translation MKLHDSFQLNPDEYYVLADPWRQEWEKGVQVPVSPGTIPEPVARVVSETKTVTFTRPRKYIVSSGSEPPELGYVDIRTLADSVCRYDLNDVDVAWLQLANEEFREMGMPELDEYTMERVLEEFEQRCYDNMNHAIETEEGLGIEYDEDVVCDVCQSPDGEDGNEMVFCDKCNICVHQACYGILKVPEGSWLCRTCALGVQPKCLLCPKKGGAMKPTRSGTKWVHVSCALWIPEVSIGSPEKMEPITKVSHIPSSRWALVCSLCNEKVGASIQCSVKNCRTAFHVTCAFDRGLEMKTILAENDEVKFKSYCPKHSSTKKVDEETFSESPGQENGNGIQESSLPAHIDPFHSMAQNQEEAHRVSLRKQKLQQLEDEFYTFVESVEVAKVLRVPGEMVEFLYQYWKLKRKANFNKPLITPKKDEEDNLAKREQDVLFRRLQLFTHLRQDLERVRNLTYMVTRREKIKRSVCKVQEQIFNIYAKQLEQERVSGVPSSFSSMDNTVLFNSPSLGPNAPKIEDLKWHSAFFRKQMGTSLTRSLKKPHKRDRVRDSLGNDSKAMLRQPGQREGSAAPGSFLHFDKTFAETRIASAQQKNGIVTPDHRKSRDNRPQCEVTKAELKEKTSKHNHKPLRPTELSQRQLENKRAVNHSSGRPAPGTRRDIVPKCNGGLVKVNSNQTVVQVPTTPTSPVKNWGGFRIPKKGERQQQGESPEETCCQNSSYLGRVSPKDRAKSKLKPDSENDGYIPDAEMSDSETEVAEKKCRQQRLSPNSTISRRTDIIRRSILAS, from the exons ATGAAGTTACATGACTCCTTCCAGCTGAACCCTGATGAATACTATGTGCTGGCAGACCCTTGGAGGCAGGAGTGGGAAAAGGGAGTTCAGGTGCCAGTTAGCCCAGGGACCATCCCAGAACCAGTAGCCAG GGTTGTGTCTGAGACGAAAACCGTCACATTTACACGCCCCAGGAAGTACATTGTTTCATCAGGGTCGGAGCCTCCGGAGCTGGGCTATGTTGACATTCGAACCTTAGCAGACAGCGTGTGTCGCTATGATCTCAATGATGTGGACGTAGCGTGGTTGCAGCTTGCCAATGAAGAATTCAGAGAAATGG GGATGCCTGAGCTGGACGAGTACACGATGGAAAGGGTCCTAGAGGAGTTTGAACAGCGATGCTATGATAACATGAATCATGCTATTGAGACggaagaaggacttgggattGAATATGATGAAGATGTTGTCTGTGACGTCTGTCAGTCCCCAGATGGAGAAGATGGCAACGAAATGGTGTTTTGTGACAAATGCAATATTTGTGTGCACCAG GCGTGCTACGGGATTCTGAAGGTGCCAGAAGGCAGCTGGTTGTGCAGGACCTGTGCGCTTGGCGTTCAGCCCAAGTGTTTGCTGTGTCCCAAGAAGGGTGGAGCCATGAAGCCAACTCGGAGTGGCACCAAGTGGGTCCACGTTAGCTGTGCTCTGTGGATTCCAGAG gtgaGCATTGGAAGCCCAGAAAAAATGGAGCCCATTACAAAGGTTTCTCACATTCCCAGCAGCAGATGGGCACTGGTGTGCAGCCTTTGCAATGAAAAAGTTGGAGCTTCTATACAG TGTTCGGTGAAGAactgcagaacagcttttcaTGTTACCTGCGCATTCGACCGTGGCTTGGAGATGAAAACCATCCTGGCAGAGAACGATGAGGTGAAGTTTAAGTCATACTGTCCCAAGCACAGCTCCACCAAGAAAGTGGATGAGGAGACTTTCAGTGAAAGCCCAGGTCAAGAGAATGGGAATGGGATTCAGGAGAGCTCTCTTCCTGCCCACATTGACCCTTTCCACAGCATGGCTCAAAACCAGGAGGAGGCCCACAGAGTCAGCCTCCGCAAACAGAAactccagcagctggaggatgAGTTCTATACCTTTGTTGAGTCTGTGGAAGTGGCTAAAGTGCTGCGGGTGCCAGGGGAGATGGTGGAATTCCTTTACCAGTACtggaagctgaagagaaaagcCAACTTCAACAAGCCTTTGATTACTCCAAAGAAGGATGAAGAGGACAATCTGGCCAAACGAGAACAGGATGTTCTGTTCAGAAGGCTGCAGCTCTTTACACACCTCCGGCAGGATCTAGAGCGG GTGCGTAATCTCACCTACATGGTGACCCGAAGGGAAAAAATCAAGAGATCTGTTTGCAAAGTTCAAGAACAGATATTTAATATCTACGCAAAGCAGCTGGAACAAGAAAGAGTTTCAG GTGTGCCTTCTTCATTCTCCTCCATGGACAACACAGTGCTGTTCAACAGTCCATCTTTGGGCCCCAATGCCCCTAAGATAGAGGATCTGAAGTGGCATTCTGCATTCTTCAGGAAACAGATGGGCACGTCTCTAACCCGTTCTTTGAAAAAACCACACAAGAGGGACAGAGTAAGGGACAGCTTGGGGAATGACAGCAAAGCCATGCTGAGGCAGCCCGGCCAAAGGGAGGGCAGTGCAGCTCCAGGGAGCTTTTTACATTTTGACAAGACCTTTGCAGAAACACGGATTGcatcagcacagcagaaaaatggCATAGTTACACCAGaccacagaaaaagcagagacaatCGTCCACAGTGCGAGGTGACCAAGGCAGAGCTAAAAGAAAAGACTTCTAAACACAACCACAAACCACTGAGACCTACAGAACTCTCTCAGAGGcaattggaaaacaaaagggcTGTGAACCACTCCAGTGGTAGGCCAGCACCTGGCACGCGGAGGGATATAGTGCCTAAATGCAACGGGGGTCTTGTCAAAGTAAACTCTAATCAGACAGTAGTTCAAGTGCCTACGACACCCACGAGCCCAGTGAAAAACTGGGGCGGATTCCGAATTCCAAAGAAGGGGGAGAGGCAACAGCAGGGTGAGAGCCCAGAGGAGACCTGCTGCCAGAACTCCAGCTACCTGGGCAGAGTTTCCCCGAAGGACAGGGCAAAAAGCAAGCTCAAGCCCGACAGTGAGAATGATGGGTACATCCCTGATGCCGAAATGAGTGACTCAGAGACTGAAGTGGCCGAAAAGAAGTGCCGGCAGCAGAGGCTCAGTCCGAACAGCACTATCAGCAGAAGGACAGACATTATCAGGAGAAGCATCCTGGCATCCTGA
- the JADE1 gene encoding protein Jade-1 isoform X3 produces the protein MAVCPRGLSIPDLDVGGLRVPGMKIGNLLRVVSETKTVTFTRPRKYIVSSGSEPPELGYVDIRTLADSVCRYDLNDVDVAWLQLANEEFREMGMPELDEYTMERVLEEFEQRCYDNMNHAIETEEGLGIEYDEDVVCDVCQSPDGEDGNEMVFCDKCNICVHQACYGILKVPEGSWLCRTCALGVQPKCLLCPKKGGAMKPTRSGTKWVHVSCALWIPEVSIGSPEKMEPITKVSHIPSSRWALVCSLCNEKVGASIQCSVKNCRTAFHVTCAFDRGLEMKTILAENDEVKFKSYCPKHSSTKKVDEETFSESPGQENGNGIQESSLPAHIDPFHSMAQNQEEAHRVSLRKQKLQQLEDEFYTFVESVEVAKVLRVPGEMVEFLYQYWKLKRKANFNKPLITPKKDEEDNLAKREQDVLFRRLQLFTHLRQDLERVRNLTYMVTRREKIKRSVCKVQEQIFNIYAKQLEQERVSGVPSSFSSMDNTVLFNSPSLGPNAPKIEDLKWHSAFFRKQMGTSLTRSLKKPHKRDRVRDSLGNDSKAMLRQPGQREGSAAPGSFLHFDKTFAETRIASAQQKNGIVTPDHRKSRDNRPQCEVTKAELKEKTSKHNHKPLRPTELSQRQLENKRAVNHSSGRPAPGTRRDIVPKCNGGLVKVNSNQTVVQVPTTPTSPVKNWGGFRIPKKGERQQQGESPEETCCQNSSYLGRVSPKDRAKSKLKPDSENDGYIPDAEMSDSETEVAEKKCRQQRLSPNSTISRRTDIIRRSILAS, from the exons GTCTGTCCACGTGGTCTCAGCATTCCAGATCTCGACGTCGGAGGACTTCGTGTTCCAGGCATGAAGATCGGAAACCTTCTGAG GGTTGTGTCTGAGACGAAAACCGTCACATTTACACGCCCCAGGAAGTACATTGTTTCATCAGGGTCGGAGCCTCCGGAGCTGGGCTATGTTGACATTCGAACCTTAGCAGACAGCGTGTGTCGCTATGATCTCAATGATGTGGACGTAGCGTGGTTGCAGCTTGCCAATGAAGAATTCAGAGAAATGG GGATGCCTGAGCTGGACGAGTACACGATGGAAAGGGTCCTAGAGGAGTTTGAACAGCGATGCTATGATAACATGAATCATGCTATTGAGACggaagaaggacttgggattGAATATGATGAAGATGTTGTCTGTGACGTCTGTCAGTCCCCAGATGGAGAAGATGGCAACGAAATGGTGTTTTGTGACAAATGCAATATTTGTGTGCACCAG GCGTGCTACGGGATTCTGAAGGTGCCAGAAGGCAGCTGGTTGTGCAGGACCTGTGCGCTTGGCGTTCAGCCCAAGTGTTTGCTGTGTCCCAAGAAGGGTGGAGCCATGAAGCCAACTCGGAGTGGCACCAAGTGGGTCCACGTTAGCTGTGCTCTGTGGATTCCAGAG gtgaGCATTGGAAGCCCAGAAAAAATGGAGCCCATTACAAAGGTTTCTCACATTCCCAGCAGCAGATGGGCACTGGTGTGCAGCCTTTGCAATGAAAAAGTTGGAGCTTCTATACAG TGTTCGGTGAAGAactgcagaacagcttttcaTGTTACCTGCGCATTCGACCGTGGCTTGGAGATGAAAACCATCCTGGCAGAGAACGATGAGGTGAAGTTTAAGTCATACTGTCCCAAGCACAGCTCCACCAAGAAAGTGGATGAGGAGACTTTCAGTGAAAGCCCAGGTCAAGAGAATGGGAATGGGATTCAGGAGAGCTCTCTTCCTGCCCACATTGACCCTTTCCACAGCATGGCTCAAAACCAGGAGGAGGCCCACAGAGTCAGCCTCCGCAAACAGAAactccagcagctggaggatgAGTTCTATACCTTTGTTGAGTCTGTGGAAGTGGCTAAAGTGCTGCGGGTGCCAGGGGAGATGGTGGAATTCCTTTACCAGTACtggaagctgaagagaaaagcCAACTTCAACAAGCCTTTGATTACTCCAAAGAAGGATGAAGAGGACAATCTGGCCAAACGAGAACAGGATGTTCTGTTCAGAAGGCTGCAGCTCTTTACACACCTCCGGCAGGATCTAGAGCGG GTGCGTAATCTCACCTACATGGTGACCCGAAGGGAAAAAATCAAGAGATCTGTTTGCAAAGTTCAAGAACAGATATTTAATATCTACGCAAAGCAGCTGGAACAAGAAAGAGTTTCAG GTGTGCCTTCTTCATTCTCCTCCATGGACAACACAGTGCTGTTCAACAGTCCATCTTTGGGCCCCAATGCCCCTAAGATAGAGGATCTGAAGTGGCATTCTGCATTCTTCAGGAAACAGATGGGCACGTCTCTAACCCGTTCTTTGAAAAAACCACACAAGAGGGACAGAGTAAGGGACAGCTTGGGGAATGACAGCAAAGCCATGCTGAGGCAGCCCGGCCAAAGGGAGGGCAGTGCAGCTCCAGGGAGCTTTTTACATTTTGACAAGACCTTTGCAGAAACACGGATTGcatcagcacagcagaaaaatggCATAGTTACACCAGaccacagaaaaagcagagacaatCGTCCACAGTGCGAGGTGACCAAGGCAGAGCTAAAAGAAAAGACTTCTAAACACAACCACAAACCACTGAGACCTACAGAACTCTCTCAGAGGcaattggaaaacaaaagggcTGTGAACCACTCCAGTGGTAGGCCAGCACCTGGCACGCGGAGGGATATAGTGCCTAAATGCAACGGGGGTCTTGTCAAAGTAAACTCTAATCAGACAGTAGTTCAAGTGCCTACGACACCCACGAGCCCAGTGAAAAACTGGGGCGGATTCCGAATTCCAAAGAAGGGGGAGAGGCAACAGCAGGGTGAGAGCCCAGAGGAGACCTGCTGCCAGAACTCCAGCTACCTGGGCAGAGTTTCCCCGAAGGACAGGGCAAAAAGCAAGCTCAAGCCCGACAGTGAGAATGATGGGTACATCCCTGATGCCGAAATGAGTGACTCAGAGACTGAAGTGGCCGAAAAGAAGTGCCGGCAGCAGAGGCTCAGTCCGAACAGCACTATCAGCAGAAGGACAGACATTATCAGGAGAAGCATCCTGGCATCCTGA
- the JADE1 gene encoding protein Jade-1 isoform X1: MKRRRLPSSSEDSDDNGSLSTWSQHSRSRRRRTSCSRHEDRKPSEVFRTDLITAMKLHDSFQLNPDEYYVLADPWRQEWEKGVQVPVSPGTIPEPVARVVSETKTVTFTRPRKYIVSSGSEPPELGYVDIRTLADSVCRYDLNDVDVAWLQLANEEFREMGMPELDEYTMERVLEEFEQRCYDNMNHAIETEEGLGIEYDEDVVCDVCQSPDGEDGNEMVFCDKCNICVHQACYGILKVPEGSWLCRTCALGVQPKCLLCPKKGGAMKPTRSGTKWVHVSCALWIPEVSIGSPEKMEPITKVSHIPSSRWALVCSLCNEKVGASIQCSVKNCRTAFHVTCAFDRGLEMKTILAENDEVKFKSYCPKHSSTKKVDEETFSESPGQENGNGIQESSLPAHIDPFHSMAQNQEEAHRVSLRKQKLQQLEDEFYTFVESVEVAKVLRVPGEMVEFLYQYWKLKRKANFNKPLITPKKDEEDNLAKREQDVLFRRLQLFTHLRQDLERVRNLTYMVTRREKIKRSVCKVQEQIFNIYAKQLEQERVSGVPSSFSSMDNTVLFNSPSLGPNAPKIEDLKWHSAFFRKQMGTSLTRSLKKPHKRDRVRDSLGNDSKAMLRQPGQREGSAAPGSFLHFDKTFAETRIASAQQKNGIVTPDHRKSRDNRPQCEVTKAELKEKTSKHNHKPLRPTELSQRQLENKRAVNHSSGRPAPGTRRDIVPKCNGGLVKVNSNQTVVQVPTTPTSPVKNWGGFRIPKKGERQQQGESPEETCCQNSSYLGRVSPKDRAKSKLKPDSENDGYIPDAEMSDSETEVAEKKCRQQRLSPNSTISRRTDIIRRSILAS, translated from the exons GTCTGTCCACGTGGTCTCAGCATTCCAGATCTCGACGTCGGAGGACTTCGTGTTCCAGGCATGAAGATCGGAAACCTTCTGAG GTGTTCAGAACGGACCTGATCACTGCCATGAAGTTACATGACTCCTTCCAGCTGAACCCTGATGAATACTATGTGCTGGCAGACCCTTGGAGGCAGGAGTGGGAAAAGGGAGTTCAGGTGCCAGTTAGCCCAGGGACCATCCCAGAACCAGTAGCCAG GGTTGTGTCTGAGACGAAAACCGTCACATTTACACGCCCCAGGAAGTACATTGTTTCATCAGGGTCGGAGCCTCCGGAGCTGGGCTATGTTGACATTCGAACCTTAGCAGACAGCGTGTGTCGCTATGATCTCAATGATGTGGACGTAGCGTGGTTGCAGCTTGCCAATGAAGAATTCAGAGAAATGG GGATGCCTGAGCTGGACGAGTACACGATGGAAAGGGTCCTAGAGGAGTTTGAACAGCGATGCTATGATAACATGAATCATGCTATTGAGACggaagaaggacttgggattGAATATGATGAAGATGTTGTCTGTGACGTCTGTCAGTCCCCAGATGGAGAAGATGGCAACGAAATGGTGTTTTGTGACAAATGCAATATTTGTGTGCACCAG GCGTGCTACGGGATTCTGAAGGTGCCAGAAGGCAGCTGGTTGTGCAGGACCTGTGCGCTTGGCGTTCAGCCCAAGTGTTTGCTGTGTCCCAAGAAGGGTGGAGCCATGAAGCCAACTCGGAGTGGCACCAAGTGGGTCCACGTTAGCTGTGCTCTGTGGATTCCAGAG gtgaGCATTGGAAGCCCAGAAAAAATGGAGCCCATTACAAAGGTTTCTCACATTCCCAGCAGCAGATGGGCACTGGTGTGCAGCCTTTGCAATGAAAAAGTTGGAGCTTCTATACAG TGTTCGGTGAAGAactgcagaacagcttttcaTGTTACCTGCGCATTCGACCGTGGCTTGGAGATGAAAACCATCCTGGCAGAGAACGATGAGGTGAAGTTTAAGTCATACTGTCCCAAGCACAGCTCCACCAAGAAAGTGGATGAGGAGACTTTCAGTGAAAGCCCAGGTCAAGAGAATGGGAATGGGATTCAGGAGAGCTCTCTTCCTGCCCACATTGACCCTTTCCACAGCATGGCTCAAAACCAGGAGGAGGCCCACAGAGTCAGCCTCCGCAAACAGAAactccagcagctggaggatgAGTTCTATACCTTTGTTGAGTCTGTGGAAGTGGCTAAAGTGCTGCGGGTGCCAGGGGAGATGGTGGAATTCCTTTACCAGTACtggaagctgaagagaaaagcCAACTTCAACAAGCCTTTGATTACTCCAAAGAAGGATGAAGAGGACAATCTGGCCAAACGAGAACAGGATGTTCTGTTCAGAAGGCTGCAGCTCTTTACACACCTCCGGCAGGATCTAGAGCGG GTGCGTAATCTCACCTACATGGTGACCCGAAGGGAAAAAATCAAGAGATCTGTTTGCAAAGTTCAAGAACAGATATTTAATATCTACGCAAAGCAGCTGGAACAAGAAAGAGTTTCAG GTGTGCCTTCTTCATTCTCCTCCATGGACAACACAGTGCTGTTCAACAGTCCATCTTTGGGCCCCAATGCCCCTAAGATAGAGGATCTGAAGTGGCATTCTGCATTCTTCAGGAAACAGATGGGCACGTCTCTAACCCGTTCTTTGAAAAAACCACACAAGAGGGACAGAGTAAGGGACAGCTTGGGGAATGACAGCAAAGCCATGCTGAGGCAGCCCGGCCAAAGGGAGGGCAGTGCAGCTCCAGGGAGCTTTTTACATTTTGACAAGACCTTTGCAGAAACACGGATTGcatcagcacagcagaaaaatggCATAGTTACACCAGaccacagaaaaagcagagacaatCGTCCACAGTGCGAGGTGACCAAGGCAGAGCTAAAAGAAAAGACTTCTAAACACAACCACAAACCACTGAGACCTACAGAACTCTCTCAGAGGcaattggaaaacaaaagggcTGTGAACCACTCCAGTGGTAGGCCAGCACCTGGCACGCGGAGGGATATAGTGCCTAAATGCAACGGGGGTCTTGTCAAAGTAAACTCTAATCAGACAGTAGTTCAAGTGCCTACGACACCCACGAGCCCAGTGAAAAACTGGGGCGGATTCCGAATTCCAAAGAAGGGGGAGAGGCAACAGCAGGGTGAGAGCCCAGAGGAGACCTGCTGCCAGAACTCCAGCTACCTGGGCAGAGTTTCCCCGAAGGACAGGGCAAAAAGCAAGCTCAAGCCCGACAGTGAGAATGATGGGTACATCCCTGATGCCGAAATGAGTGACTCAGAGACTGAAGTGGCCGAAAAGAAGTGCCGGCAGCAGAGGCTCAGTCCGAACAGCACTATCAGCAGAAGGACAGACATTATCAGGAGAAGCATCCTGGCATCCTGA